In Phaeobacter gallaeciensis DSM 26640, a genomic segment contains:
- the secG gene encoding preprotein translocase subunit SecG, producing the protein MENVVLIIHLLLALGLIAVVLLQRSEGGGLGMGGGGGGAMSGRAAATAMSKLTWILAVAFIGTSITLTILAAQKSAGSSVADRLSTPAAEGAADAPEAPLGSDLLPPVQGDNAPLVPSAD; encoded by the coding sequence ATGGAAAACGTCGTACTCATCATCCATCTTCTTCTGGCCTTGGGGCTGATTGCCGTTGTCCTCTTGCAGCGTTCCGAAGGCGGCGGCCTTGGCATGGGCGGCGGCGGTGGCGGGGCCATGTCTGGCCGGGCCGCAGCCACCGCGATGAGCAAGCTGACCTGGATCCTGGCCGTAGCCTTTATCGGCACCTCGATCACGCTGACCATTCTGGCGGCGCAGAAATCCGCAGGCTCTTCGGTCGCAGACCGACTGAGCACCCCTGCCGCGGAGGGTGCCGCTGATGCCCCCGAAGCGCCGCTCGGTAGCGATCTGCTGCCGCCGGTTCAGGGCGACAACGCACCGCTGGTTCCCAGCGCAGACTAA
- the nthA gene encoding nitrile hydratase subunit alpha has product MPHDHADAPHSLLPPDPALRVKALETLLTQKGLIDPAALDEIIDTYQNRIGPANGARVVARAWCDPEFKAALLADADPVLADLGYYGRQGEHMVVVENSPAQHNMVVCTLCSCYPWPLLGIPPGWYKSDAYRSRAVREPRRVLAEFGVTLSDETSVRVWDSTAEVRYLVLPMRPEGTEGLSEDALAALVSRDSMIGTDIPEVQR; this is encoded by the coding sequence ATGCCTCATGATCACGCTGACGCCCCGCATAGCCTCTTGCCCCCGGATCCCGCCCTGCGCGTCAAGGCGCTGGAAACTCTGCTGACACAAAAGGGGCTGATTGATCCGGCCGCGCTGGATGAGATTATCGACACCTATCAGAACCGCATCGGGCCTGCGAATGGCGCGCGGGTGGTGGCACGCGCGTGGTGCGATCCGGAATTTAAAGCGGCGCTGCTGGCTGACGCCGACCCGGTGCTGGCGGATCTGGGCTATTATGGCCGTCAGGGCGAGCATATGGTGGTGGTCGAGAACTCGCCCGCGCAGCACAATATGGTCGTCTGTACCCTGTGCAGCTGTTACCCGTGGCCGCTGCTGGGTATTCCGCCGGGGTGGTATAAGTCGGACGCCTATCGGTCCCGTGCTGTACGTGAGCCGCGCCGGGTGCTGGCGGAGTTTGGTGTAACGCTGTCTGACGAAACATCCGTGCGGGTTTGGGATTCGACCGCCGAGGTGCGCTATCTGGTGTTGCCGATGCGACCCGAGGGCACCGAAGGGCTGAGCGAGGATGCACTGGCGGCATTGGTCAGCCGCGACAGTATGATTGGCACGGATATCCCAGAGGTGCAGAGATGA
- the nthB gene encoding nitrile hydratase subunit beta produces the protein MSRVHDMGGRFGDGPLKPERQDAPVFAEDWHGRALAITLACGALGQWNIDTSRHARERLAPKDYTRFSYYEKWLAGLASLLVEKQVLSAEDLAGAAAAGDGTGADRAAPHPLAARALKAADVAAALAKGGPADRPSPIEPSFAPGDTVRCRRPGGNRLVDGGHTRLPTYAVGATGQILRLHGSHVLPDSAAHGLGEAPEPLYAVTFPAGELWSHAEHPGDEVVLDLWQSYLERV, from the coding sequence ATGAGCCGGGTTCATGACATGGGGGGACGATTCGGCGATGGCCCGCTGAAGCCCGAACGGCAGGATGCCCCGGTTTTTGCAGAAGACTGGCATGGCCGCGCGCTGGCGATAACGCTGGCTTGCGGCGCGCTGGGGCAGTGGAATATCGACACTTCGCGCCATGCGCGCGAACGGCTGGCACCGAAGGACTACACACGGTTTTCCTACTACGAGAAATGGCTGGCAGGTCTGGCGAGCCTATTGGTGGAGAAACAGGTGCTGAGTGCTGAGGATCTGGCGGGGGCTGCTGCGGCTGGCGATGGCACGGGCGCAGACCGCGCGGCCCCGCATCCGCTGGCGGCCCGTGCCCTGAAGGCGGCGGATGTGGCCGCAGCGCTTGCCAAGGGTGGCCCGGCAGATCGCCCCAGCCCAATTGAGCCCAGCTTTGCCCCCGGTGATACCGTGCGTTGTCGGAGGCCCGGTGGCAATCGGCTGGTGGATGGCGGCCATACGCGGCTGCCGACCTATGCGGTTGGAGCCACGGGGCAAATCCTGCGATTGCATGGCAGTCATGTTCTGCCGGACAGTGCTGCGCATGGGCTGGGAGAGGCACCGGAGCCGCTTTATGCGGTGACTTTCCCGGCCGGTGAATTGTGGTCCCACGCCGAACATCCGGGTGATGAGGTGGTTCTCGATTTATGGCAAAGCTATCTGGAGCGGGTATGA
- a CDS encoding nitrile hydratase accessory protein, whose translation MSERDVQMAKRPEPAFDQPWHAQVFALTVHLNENGVFSWGDWVWRFSATLRRHGLAKDLNGGEDYFAAWLETLELYLAEVGTVAAEDAVDMRLKWETAYLATPHGQPVRLAESTARKG comes from the coding sequence ATGAGCGAACGTGACGTACAGATGGCAAAGCGCCCGGAACCGGCCTTTGACCAGCCCTGGCACGCGCAGGTCTTTGCGCTGACGGTGCATCTGAATGAAAACGGGGTGTTTTCCTGGGGCGACTGGGTATGGCGGTTTTCTGCGACGCTGCGCCGTCACGGGCTGGCGAAAGATCTAAATGGTGGCGAGGATTATTTTGCCGCCTGGCTGGAAACGCTGGAGCTCTATCTGGCCGAGGTCGGCACCGTCGCTGCCGAGGACGCCGTAGATATGCGCCTGAAATGGGAGACGGCCTATCTCGCCACGCCTCATGGCCAGCCGGTGCGGCTGGCAGAGTCCACGGCGCGGAAGGGCTGA
- a CDS encoding sensor histidine kinase, with translation MEYANDRFFETFEVEREATVGTEIAELGNGQWNIPSLIHALSGILDHGQTVHDIEVDHVFENIGRRVMLLNARKTVRPGNGSRRILLVIEDVTANSDAAAELERERLLSTGIVDTISEPLLVLDERLGVITASRAFYTKFQVTEQATLGRRLDDLGNGQWAIPELLDLLTHVIPESSVINDYEMCHDFPSIGRRTFLLNARKIYRAGNHTYMLLLAIQDITERRQLEAERQQALENANRLLEELNHRVMNSLAMIGGIISMEARNVSDLDAKAAFSRMRARLDAVGRLYKTLSRSGAVDHVDTRQYLTALAEDLVTSSGQIDYPNLEIDIDQAPISTRIAVPLGLIVNELITNSLKYAFDKSDGRLRVTMKIDGSESRLMISDNGIGIDPAARVDSGLGQKLTAAFTTELNGKIATSSDETGTRHTLIFPTSTFQSSV, from the coding sequence GTGGAATATGCCAATGATCGGTTTTTTGAGACCTTTGAGGTCGAAAGGGAGGCGACCGTCGGTACAGAGATTGCAGAGCTTGGGAACGGCCAGTGGAATATCCCGTCGTTGATCCACGCGCTTAGTGGCATTCTCGACCATGGCCAAACCGTCCATGATATCGAGGTCGACCATGTGTTCGAGAACATCGGTCGCCGGGTTATGCTGCTCAACGCACGGAAGACGGTGCGTCCGGGAAATGGCTCCCGGCGCATATTGCTCGTGATCGAAGATGTGACTGCAAATAGTGATGCTGCGGCAGAACTCGAACGCGAGCGGCTGCTGTCGACCGGCATCGTCGACACCATAAGCGAGCCTTTGCTTGTGCTTGACGAGCGTCTTGGAGTGATTACTGCGAGCAGAGCTTTTTACACCAAGTTTCAAGTCACTGAACAGGCAACACTGGGGCGCCGTTTGGATGACCTCGGTAATGGGCAGTGGGCCATACCTGAACTCTTAGATCTCTTAACACATGTCATTCCTGAAAGCTCCGTCATCAATGACTACGAAATGTGTCATGACTTTCCGAGCATTGGCCGCCGCACTTTCCTTCTCAATGCGCGTAAAATCTACCGCGCAGGGAACCATACATACATGCTATTGCTGGCGATCCAGGATATCACGGAGAGGCGACAGCTAGAGGCAGAGCGGCAGCAGGCGCTTGAGAATGCAAATCGCCTACTCGAAGAGTTGAACCACCGTGTCATGAACAGTTTGGCGATGATTGGCGGTATCATCTCAATGGAGGCGCGCAATGTGAGTGACTTGGATGCAAAAGCTGCATTCTCACGGATGCGCGCGCGCTTGGACGCAGTGGGCCGACTGTATAAAACCTTGTCCCGCTCTGGCGCTGTGGACCATGTTGATACGCGACAGTATCTGACCGCTCTCGCTGAGGACCTTGTGACGTCCTCGGGGCAAATTGATTATCCAAATCTGGAAATAGATATCGATCAGGCGCCTATTTCCACGCGGATCGCTGTGCCGTTAGGTCTGATTGTAAATGAGTTGATCACCAATAGCCTGAAATACGCTTTCGATAAGAGCGACGGTCGGCTTCGTGTTACTATGAAGATCGACGGTAGCGAAAGTCGTCTTATGATCTCCGACAACGGCATCGGGATTGATCCGGCCGCGCGTGTTGATTCTGGCCTGGGACAGAAACTGACCGCTGCATTCACGACTGAACTCAACGGTAAGATCGCAACTTCAAGCGATGAAACCGGAACCCGGCATACATTGATTTTTCCGACGAGCACGTTCCAATCATCGGTGTGA